GGTAGACAATCCACTGGACAAATCGGTCACCGTAATGTCGAATTTCAACAATCTtctttctaaaaccaaagcaCGTTCTAAGATATCTCCGACCTGTGTGGTGTCTATATTGCCTCCAGAGACTATGATCACCACACTGAAGAGAAGTGAAACACACAAAGGAATACAACATGAAATTGTTTCTATAAAAAGGTGCTTTAGTGTATCTGAAATGTCAGCCTTACATTACATTAGGAGCTTTATATTAAGAGATAGACATGACATGTAACATCAAATACTAGCAGCACTCAGGTACCAAGGTTATTAAGAGAAGAGGGGGAAGAAATAGGGCCAACAACAGACAGGCCCAGAAGAGGACTCTAACCAACCTCGACCCGGCTCCATCGTCTAGCAGTGACCACGTACCAAATTAACATCCACCCGCGCCATCCCGctctcctaaaaaaaaagagcgcTCAAAGAGTTAGTTGGTCCCGCATCACCACCTAGGGTCACCCAGTGCCCGCCCACATTCCTATCCATAATAGTTCcaacaaacaattctatatttAGGGTCAACACAAATTAGAGACCAAGGCTTCTTCCAAAGACAAACAGACTACTAAGACTTTTACACTAAGAGATtgccattaaaaattaaatttacataaaaagaTTACCATTTAAAAAGGAAACCATGATTAGCATGTTCAAGCAAAATAAATGAACAATATAGATCCTTGATATAACGTGTTACAATAATGTCACCTATTTATAACGTTAGTACTAAATAccataaaatgtttatatgtgtAGACATTGCATTGCTTttaaacattcacaaagattTCAAAGGTTAcgttatatttcatttttaataaagaTGGAAATCTCTTTAAGAaaataatacaaagaaaatgaaaatgctTGAACAACGTGTGAACTGTGTGAGAAAGTCAAAACAGACTTACGTTTTGCCCATGTAGTCGGAAAGTAAGCCTTCTATAAGGGCAGCAACTCCTGCAGCCCCAGCACCTTCAGCAACAATTTTGTCCCCTTCAAAGAGTTTTAAAATTCCTTTCACAAGACTTGGTTCTCTGgattcaaacaaacaaaattgaaattttaaaaaatcatgaacACTTTCAATTAACATCCGCCCAGATATTCAACTGATAATGTGCTCCAAAGTAACCAACTAGACTCTACGAGACATTGTATACTCATTTTACGATCCCTGCCTGTCTATTTATATAACGTTTAGTGTACATTAGAAAGTATGTTTTGGAatcttatgttttatgtttggagTTATTGTGAAAGAACCAACCTGACGGTCAGCATCTTGTGAACATTAGATTTGGCAGTGGCCAATGAATTCACTCCAGCCTTTGGCACAGCGAGACctgaaagaaataattatgtctGAATGActgtctctaattaacatgcaaaaCTAGATGAGCATATGCATGAAAGTAGGACGTAATTAGacttagatgttttttttttttccggaaAGAGCATCTGTACTTGAATAGATGTGTCTACTATAAGACGAAATGTTGACTCTTGTCACTTACCATGAGCTAATGTTCCTAACAGAGGTGTGTCTACTGGGTGACCTTTGTCCAGAGCTTGCTGAAAACCAGTGGAAGCCTCTGACTCAACGCccttgcaaaataaaaaattaaaataattttagaacctacaaattaattttcaaatataattttcaaaGCCTTAATCTCAAGTGCAACATGAAGCCTTCTAGTTTCACTTCTCAATTCTTTGCTTTGCATgcaaaatgtaaatgtttttcttcATTGCACTAATACGATTGAATCGCCAATTTTTcggtagaaaaaaaatgaaatgctcCTCtaactatatatctagattgtAAATACTAAGTTTGGAGCAACTTTTTACAAAATCCAGCCAACATTTATGTAAAAGCTCAACTTGAAACATGACGTGACTTACAATAACTTGAAACATGACGTGACTTACAATAACTTGAAACACGACGTGACTTACAATAACTTTGCAGTGAGGACGTTCTGCAGCAGCTACCACAGCCACGCCTGCAATCAGACCTCCACCGCCTGTTGGCACAATGACAGCATCCACATGTTCCACATCTTCAAAGATCTCGGTAGCAACAGTCGCTTGACCAGATATGATTTCAGGATGGTCATAGCTGCGATATCAAAGGGGCAATTGACTCATTTAAGTAAATCATTATGGcaattctaatattaaaatcaCACACACGATGAAAAAGTTTTTCTACGAAATATCATCACTTACCCATTGATATATGTGTACCCTTTGACCCTGGCCAGTTTAAGACCTAGAGTCTTTGCCTGAGAAAGTAAAATGCGATACATTTTTAGACAATCAATGTGTTGGGAAGAGGATGAAAACCTCTCTAGGTTTTGTTGAATACAAATTCGATAGGAATTGTCGTGTGgcaaagaaaataactaaaaaccATGGCTTTCTCTTGCAAAAGTTAGGTACCAAATAAATATGGTTGGGTTCAGTGATGCATAGGGAtggtcaaataaaataaatatttgaatgaGCTGGATGTTTGCCTGTTCGTGTGGTACACGCTGTTGACTGTCGTTCCCAGGTATCGAACCCTGCCGGCCATCAGCCGCCGTCCTGTGGCAGTTTTGGTCTAGGATGTTATTCTCAAATCtcaagaacatccgaaacgtggaAAAGAAACGGGAAGCCACACAAGAATAACTAACTGATTATATCATGAATGATACTGAGATCTCATGCATTTTACATAGAGATAacctttaaaacaacaaataaataacattcCCTCTTCCGTTATACCAGTATACAGACTAAACATTTTAGTATTCGGTAGAAAAAACAGTCCCTTAacgagcggtaaagcgtttggcttccgaacccagGGGTCTATGAATCAAATCCAGActctgattttgaatttcgggatttttataGCAAGTCCAATCAACTATATTATGACATTAGTTACGTAAAGTAAATGTAGCTGTACTGGCCACAATCCTCGTGAACTTTATATCCTAAGCGCTATACATcgcaagattttttttagttatttactttgaaactattttctttaatccgTTTTAAGCTCTTTATTTTAGTCCGTATAAAGCTTTATCTTTAGgcagtattttactttaatCTCGAGTCAGTCTTAAGCTCCAGTATCCAGTGAGTCATACTTGGGGAAATAATTTTACCTGAGGAAATACTTTTACAGAAAGCAAACGTCATTGATTACCTGACCAATATGTTCTCCGTGCAGTCTAACCTCGGCATGACACCTCTCGCAGGCCTCTATCTTGACGAGTGGCGCTGATGTTGGCATGACCACAATCACAGGGACTCCAAGCTTTTGCCCTGCATAGGCCAAAGCAACAGCGTGGTTCCCAGCACTGGCTGATATTACACCCTTGACTTTACTATTGACCTGTTACGTCAAATGCGTTCACTTAGTAGAGTTAGTCTAATTAAAGGCcgcagtaaaaacaaaatgcaattCATTATAATTAGAAAAAGATAATAGTGAGAGATATATAGAGATTGTCAAAAGTATAGTGTAATTAATATAAGCACTCTGTTAAACTCAGAACTCTAAACATATTGAAAATAGAGATTCTAAACCGCTagcttaataattaatttttagtatagAGGAAAAGAATTTCAGATCgatgtgttttcttttcaaaatgtaaataaaaagagatttGACAAACACAAGATAGTACTTCACATTGACACTTAGCACTAGGCATTATTAATAGCAAACAAATTACCTTTAGCTCAGCCTTGATAGCATTGAAAGCTCCACGGTCTTTAAAACTtgagaatacaaaataaaatatttaacttgaatgattacttatatataaatattcatCACTATCTCTTATTAAAATGGGTAGGCCTATTTAAGGTACCCCGTCAAAATAgtgcggacaaaatagcgccgacaaaatagcgcgaacaaaatagcgccgacaaaatagcgcagaaaaaaatatattttagtcattttgaaagaaatactttagatatcgtaaaatattaagagccaatatttttttttaagttatcataatttttcagtcattttgcaggaaacactttagatatcttaaaacataaataagaaaaaaaaaaaggtaaaatgaataatttcaaaatatagcatttatttacattataaagtGTACTTAGAAAACACGCAAAGATACTTGtcaaatttacacacacacaaacgttcacaaagttaaattgtaggacATGTCACGTAGAAATTCTATCACTGGCTTGTTTCTGTACAATGGTAATATAGCTTCAAGTTGTCTGTTAAGTTGGAGGTACTTTGTCTTACTTGCAGCTTTACTtcgttctccagcattgtacctcagaatcttgttctcagtgttctcctgttctctgaggaagtgagagattaaCTTGTAGACATTAGGGTGATGACAGTCAATAGACAGTTGAAATGCATGGTGCCATCCCTCCACTGAATTATTTATTCGTGGTAGATCGTCCTGCACACGATCTCTAGCATTCCATAATGCTATCAGAAATCTTGGAGTCACTCTGCGGTTTCGTCTCTGTCGACCAATAAAGTTGTCCTCTCAATTCCTTACGCCCTGTTTTGATTAAAGAAAGATGCCGCAGATTTCTGATTATAGTAGAACACACTTTCGTATTTCCTATcctattttgtcgggtcaccacattttaaaatcctatttttagcaagttatactttttaatcaaacgTGAAAAAagggaatgatataaaatttaaagtactcacgttctctgcaaatatggcataatttcaaatgtattaatattgaaaaagatagagacatcaacaaaaatgatGCCCATGACATTAAATTACGAATAATCCGGCACTTTTATATACATCATATATAAATCCGCGCTAtattgtcttgcgctattttgtcgggaaatttcgcgctatttcgtcggcgctattttgtcggcgctattttaaccgcgctattttgtcggcgctattttgtccgcgctattttgtcggcgctattttgtcggcgctattttgtccgcgctattttgtcggcgctattttgtcggcgctattttgaccGCGCTATTTTgaccgcgctattttgtccgcgctattttgaccgcgctattttgtcggcgctattttgtccgcgctattttgacgggtcaCCCTATTTAAAGTggaaaatattcaatttttagttTGTAAAGTTTAACCATGAAATTCATTAGTTTAACATgagttcttctttttttttcattcaattgGCATATACTTCTTTTGGAAATTGTGTCCAAAAATCTCATATAGAATTCGTTTTAGAAACTTTGTcagaaaagtttaattaaagaaTTTGTTATAGAAACTTTGTcagaaaagtttaattaaagaattttttagaAACTTTGTCAAAAAGGTTTAATTAAAGAATTCGTTTTAGAAACTTTgtcaaaaagtttaattaaagaatttgtattagaaactTTGTcagaaaagtttaattaaagaattttttagaAACTTTGTCAAAAAGGTTTAATTAAAGAATTCGTTTTAGAAACTTTGtcaaaaaagtttaattaaagaatttgttttagaaactttgtcaaaaaaaaagtttagttaaagaatttgttttagaaataataaagaaaaattgtttCAGATAAAAATCAAAAGATATGAAgcacaatttgtttttttacaactgTTTCTGACctaattaaaaagaaagcaaaaataatctcatttttaaatgttcttaCCTGCCCGTATTTTGTTCGATCTCCATTTTGAGGTAAATGTTCATTTCGTACTGTTCAGACAATCTTTCAGATTTCTGTCAACAGGTGAACAAGAACGACtagaagactaagactaagactaagactaagactaagactgctttattgatctttacggaaatttgttgtgattacaaggactcgtttctcatataaagacaacacaacagaaaaatacacataaatacaacagacagcATAAAGAGTTAACATTGGAGTAGTAACAAATTACATGAaatattaacagaaaaaaaaaattagaaaaaagagTCCAGTATAATCAGGACATTGTTAACGTATACGTTGAATTACTTTGGATCCAGCTACAGATATCCTTGGACCGCTACCTATAATCTGAGTGCGTGTTCATGAGTTTTCCTTGAAATTGCTACTTAAAGCTAGAGGCAAGTCCTAACAGCTTCCAGAAAAAGAGAAGTATTACTTCTGAAACTTAAACTTGAACTGAAAAGCTTCAGGTTTGTTTCATGAACATTTTACATTTCCTTGAACATGTTTTTAAGTTCTTCATGAAGTTGAGATCTCTCAGTTCCTAACCATCAATACAGTCAACAGGGCCATCCACTGACACAAAGCTATTCATTTAATGCTAAGTTAGAGTTACAGAAATGTAGTCCTTTAGTTAATACTTGCAGTTTGAACATGTGGACATATTTATACTTTCAATTTCTCCAAAatgttgaatgtttttttttttgatatataaaaaacatgtttcgtgagtgtcttttttttaaagatctataAGACATTATTATTAGCAGGTACTGTGTTATTTAATCATAGGCGTCGATCAAATTAATGtatgtttaaaaatactttaacttGGTTAAAATGTGTATGAATGTATTCAATATGCCTATAAATACAACACCTACCTTACATCTTGTTCTACACACTTCTCCTTGTAATCGATTTTTGGCGGCCTGGACACTGTCATAAGAGACTAGTTTTGGGTGTTCTGGATCGCAGAATGGATCATCGGTACAAAGGTCACCCATTTCTATTACCAGTGGTTAAACTATTGCTGCAAAAGctacaacattaaaataaaaataaaaaggtgatctgaataaaaaaaaagaattaatgcaacaaaccaattttaaattttaaaccgAAATCACctctaaaatatttatatctaaaacTTTATCCGCCTCTGAAATGTTTACATCCAGAATTCTATGTGCTTCTGAAATGTATACATCCAGAATTCTATCTGCTTCTGAAATATTGCATATCTTCAACTGTATCTACATCCAAGATGTTGCTTATCTAAAACTTAATCCCACTCTGAAATAGTACTTACcacttttttcttctctgaaCAAATATAttgagtttattttttgttgctaAGTTAATTGTTGGTTTCGATTTTCTTTCAGACATGAGCATTACCATGTCCAAGTCCAAACCTCTTGCAGGACGGCAGGCTTGGGTTTCAGCTCGGGACCTCGAGATCAGAGCCCGAATCGCATACCACAagtccaggcagccatccctaACCATCACTCTAACCTCATCCATAAAACCCCGTTATTTAAACCCAACAAACTTTGTAGTTGctagttaactaaaaagttgctgaATCTTATATACCAAATCTATGAAAGTTGGAAGttgtaatttaattttgataCAAAAATAGATCCTACCAATTTACCAAATTATCTTCCAAAAAATGTAAAGCATTATCCCAGTTGCAAATAAGtacaatatatgtatatatatattacctgACTAAGGTATACCGGCCTCTAGATATAATAACAGACACCAATCAAGAGATTCAATCAACTGAGTGAAGTAGATCTACTTTGACTTTACCAGAAGTATGCACATAAAAACGAGCTACTGCTTTTATATATCGTATCCTCTAAAGCCGCAATTACGtattaagtaaaaataaaatccatTTCCATCTATTAGCTAAATCATTCCAGAAATAGTCGAAAGGGAAAAGCTGATTTAGTTTCCTAGGAGAACTAAATTGTCATTTAACAGAATCTTCTGCAGCCTACATCAtctctaaatttaatttaatattgacATAGTTTTATGGAAATTactgacagtttttttcccttaaacCAATCATATATCTTAAAATAGTAGAATATACTGGAGCTTTagtctaaataaaatataaaacaatcaCCCTATAAAACTATCATATTATATTGTTTGTATCAAATATACTATGGCTTGATATTCATGTATGTAAACAAGGAGCGGTGCAGTTCCATGATACCTGTTGTTAAATCAGCGGAAGTTATTAGGGTTGGTGCGCTTGCTGTTGAGCTGATAGGTCAATACACATTCTGATTAGTTCCGAAAACTCTTACGGAACTTGACCGAGATCACAGCGCCCCACGCTAGACATCTATTTCGTGttactgtcaagtacaattcttaaaacatacaaacattaaAATCATACGCACAAATATCTTTCAAAGAAATGTACAATCTGTGACAAACGGGttagaacaagggaaataacttatgACTTAATTTAACTAGGTCATCTCATTTTAACTTTTCTTAGAACAGACGTAGACTAGTATAGCAGTCCTAACCAATGATTATCTTTGATTATATATGGAGCTATTTTATGTCTCAATTAGATTGAGTTTACTTCAATAAAACTGTTATTGCATTGTAGAGTATAGTTATCTTATAATTTGTCAGCGGCCGTACATTACTATTCTATGCCTATACATTCTATGTTTATTCAGAGGAATAGAAAGCAACATTAACGAAAGTACAGAGTAAGTTATTCTCTACTAGATTCTAAGTCTTTCAATATTGGCAACTTTCCGAGAGTAAGCGTAATGTTTATAATAGCGTTgtgctaaaaatagacaaacgTATTTTCCGTTATAACGTAATGAAGCCAATCTGGGTGAGCGAAGAAACATAGCAAGCAAAGAGTACGACATGATCAGgaaattttgtttgttagatTTTAGTCCAAGGTTAGCAGTGAACAAATATTCCCGTTTTTTTGGTCTTCAAGAATAGAACATGACTTCAGCTTGGCATATTTGGAAATAATAAAAGATAATTTGTTGAAGTCTTCTTACGTGTAGCCCCCGTTAgaaaaccattttaaaaagtaaactaacccttgtgatctatagggcagatgatgtaattgtaatttgtttctttgtctGACAGTTAACGAGGACACGAtgcagccagcacaacgacctgtCGCGTTAATTTTCACACTATTGACAGGTACCTATTAAAgtcgggtggactcaggagtgtactaaaaatcccgaagtttaaaatttcaacctttattgagattcaaacccgagatCCCTTCGTTCGGAAGCCGATTGCTTTACCGATCCATAGAAAACCAATGACAAGATGACTACATGTAATCTGTGGCAGGCATTAACATAACAGATTATGATTTTGGATTTTAAACTAATGCGTTGTCTCCCCTGAAAGGTTGTAGCTCATGGCTAATTAACTCTAATTATACATCCTCGTTCCAAGGAAACACTTTTCCTCGTGAGACAAAAGTCAAAACATCGGTTGTATCCCTTAGATTTCCAGGGAAATCTTCTTTGTTTGGCTAGTCTTGTCGTAATCTACACGTCTCTAATTATCCAGTTTAGACACACTCATAAGTTGCTCAAGTACTCACATAGTCACACCAGATGTTGCAATTGTTAGTAAATAATTAGTCGCACACCCTAAGAAAAATGATAATTACCATAGAAATTGATGGCTTGACGACTATCTTATCTTGCagtgcaggggcggactgggtatcaaaattagccggggcatttctatacaatgcgCCCCAGTATTTTGCTATCTAAACACTATATTAGACGATTTTAAATCTCTTATTGTGAACACATTTCTGCTACCACATACattaacatatacatatacttGACATTCAAATTCAAGGCATTCAAAGCTGGTTCTGTCATATTGTTGGACATGATTCTCAATCAATATCATCTCTAATAAAGGTACAAAAGTCATAAAATGACCAAGAAAAGCTAGATGATCGAAGTCAAACAATGAACATACTTTTGTCTTGATTTCTGATAAGGATAGCTTCTGTTTGGGAAGAGTGAAGACATTTTGTTATTCTAACCTTAAAAGGTCAGATGATGATAAAAGTagtaacaaacaacaacaaaagtaaGAAGATACAATagtaaatcaaaatatattgcaatttttagttatttattaattaaataatttcacctgaacaaaataaactccacacaacttcccctttgcagacactgcgcccacccctttgaaaccgtaaaccatatcctctttgaatgcccctccctaatccaccttaggcagaccctacttccactgcAGCCCAACaaaaccaacaccctgtacggcagtgctgaacaactgaagaaaacagcacacttttttacttggcacagtctgcaaaagagctcacagctcagcagcaataaagctggctagaagaagaagaagaagaagaagaattaaataattagtccaaaaattttattgaaaaaaaatctgttactGAAAATTGAACTTTGTACTTTTGGAATGAAAGGTCAACGCTCTGCGCAAGTGTCACGTGACACAATGAGACACGAAATTGCAGATTATTTCTACACATACTTTGAATGGAATTTCTTTCTGAACgttaaatctacaattttttaattcagtattttgtaaatattgttttaaaatgtagaactGTATCTGAAGTATAACATTTTATATCTTTTAAAGTAActtattaggaaaaaaaaaaggcccacataaggcaaagaaaagaggcattgGGCCCAAGGATTCccatgatgataaagctaaaatagAATAGCGCAAACGCTGAggttcctaaaaaaaaagactccttAGGACTCGTATATTTAattcatagttttaaaatagaCTGATTCATCCGAAGCGTATCCTCTTCATGGTAgagggatttttagggcgcacGAGTCCACCCGTACCTAATTGGTAAAAGGAGAATATTATCTTACTCACAAGGTCGAATACTGCCCTCTCAATAACTTGGAAACCTAGTTTGACTGTCCACATCTTAGAGCTGGCTATACACACAACAGAACATCCAGTCCATTTGTTTTACGTTCAGAAAACTAATATGCTCTCAAGATTATTTCAGATTTTAGCAAACTCTCTATGCATTTCAACTTATGGATATATCCTTGTCATTGAACCTGTTCATTCCTAAATGC
The DNA window shown above is from Biomphalaria glabrata chromosome 5, xgBioGlab47.1, whole genome shotgun sequence and carries:
- the LOC106059830 gene encoding L-threonine dehydratase catabolic TdcB-like; translation: MGDLCTDDPFCDPEHPKLVSYDSVQAAKNRLQGEVCRTRCKKSERLSEQYEMNIYLKMEIEQNTGSFKDRGAFNAIKAELKVNSKVKGVISASAGNHAVALAYAGQKLGVPVIVVMPTSAPLVKIEACERCHAEVRLHGEHIGQAKTLGLKLARVKGYTYINGYDHPEIISGQATVATEIFEDVEHVDAVIVPTGGGGLIAGVAVVAAAERPHCKVIGVESEASTGFQQALDKGHPVDTPLLGTLAHGLAVPKAGVNSLATAKSNVHKMLTVREPSLVKGILKLFEGDKIVAEGAGAAGVAALIEGLLSDYMGKTVVIIVSGGNIDTTQVGDILERALVLERRLLKFDITVTDLSSGLSTLGEVAKKTLCNLKKIEQEIQWHSDRNFSIVMKCVVETKNCQHSNEFMKAIAEHFTSSSFHC